A part of Pantoea vagans genomic DNA contains:
- the rplA gene encoding 50S ribosomal protein L1 gives MAKLTKRMTVIRDKVDATKQYDIAEAVALLKELATAKFVESVDVAVNLGIDARKSDQNVRGATVLPHGTGRSVRVAVFAQGANAEAAKAAGAELVGMEDLADQIKKGEMNFDVVIASPDAMRVVGQLGQILGPRGLMPNPKVGTVTPNVAEAVKNAKAGQVRYRNDKNGIIHTTIGKVDFDADKLKENLESLLVALKKAKPSQAKGVYIKKVSLSTTMGAGVAVDQAGLNATAN, from the coding sequence ATGGCTAAGCTGACCAAGCGCATGACCGTAATTCGCGACAAAGTTGACGCGACCAAGCAGTACGACATTGCTGAAGCTGTTGCTCTGCTGAAAGAACTGGCAACTGCCAAGTTTGTTGAAAGCGTTGACGTTGCTGTCAACCTCGGCATTGATGCACGTAAATCTGATCAGAACGTTCGCGGCGCGACCGTTCTGCCACACGGTACTGGTCGTTCAGTACGTGTTGCTGTCTTCGCCCAGGGCGCTAACGCTGAAGCTGCTAAAGCAGCTGGCGCAGAGCTGGTAGGTATGGAAGACCTGGCTGATCAGATCAAGAAAGGCGAAATGAATTTTGACGTTGTTATTGCTTCTCCGGATGCAATGCGCGTTGTTGGCCAGCTGGGCCAGATTCTGGGTCCACGTGGCCTGATGCCAAACCCGAAAGTCGGTACTGTAACCCCTAACGTTGCTGAAGCGGTTAAGAACGCTAAAGCCGGTCAGGTTCGTTATCGTAACGACAAAAACGGCATCATCCACACTACCATCGGTAAAGTGGACTTTGACGCTGACAAACTGAAAGAAAACCTGGAATCTCTGCTGGTTGCGCTGAAAAAAGCTAAACCATCACAGGCTAAAGGCGTGTACATCAAGAAAGTCAGCCTTTCAACCACCATGGGCGCCGGCGTTGCCGTTGACCAGGCTGGTCTGAACGCAACAGCAAACTAA
- the rpoC gene encoding DNA-directed RNA polymerase subunit beta': protein MKDLLKFLKAQTKTEEFDAIKIALASPDMIRSWSFGEVKKPETINYRTFKPERDGLFCARIFGPVKDYECLCGKYKRLKHRGVICEKCGVEVTQTKVRRERMGHIELASPTAHIWFLKSLPSRIGLLLDMPLRDIERVLYFESYVVIEGGMTNLEKRQILTEEQYLDALEEFGDEFDAKMGAEAIQALLKNMDLEQECEQLREELNETNSETKRKKLTKRIKLLEAFVQSGNKPEWMILTVLPVLPPDLRPLVPLDGGRFATSDLNDLYRRVINRNNRLKRLLDLAAPDIIVRNEKRMLQEAVDALLDNGRRGRAITGSNKRPLKSLADMIKGKQGRFRQNLLGKRVDYSGRSVITVGPYLRLHQCGLPKKMALELFKPFIYGKLELRGLATTIKAAKKMVEREEAVVWDILDEVIREHPVLLNRAPTLHRLGIQAFEPVLIEGKAIQLHPLVCAAYNADFDGDQMAVHVPLTLEAQLEARALMMSTNNILSPANGEPIIVPSQDVVLGLYYMTRDCVNAKGEGMVLTGPKEAERIYRAGLASLHARVKVRITEHEKNEQDEWVAKTSIIDTTIGRAILWMIVPKGLPFSIVNQALGKKAISKMLNTCYRILGLKPTVIFADQTMYTGFAYAARSGASVGIDDMVIPEKKVEIITEAEAEVAEIQEQFQSGLVTAGERYNKVIDIWAAANERVAKAMMENLSTEVVINRDGEEERQVSFNSIFMMADSGARGSAAQIRQLAGMRGLMAKPDGSIIETPITANFREGLNVLQYFISTHGARKGLADTALKTANSGYLTRRLVDVAQDLVVTEDDCGTHEGIMMTPVIEGGDVKEPLRERVLGRVTAEDVLKPGTADILVPRNTLLDEHWCDVLELNSVDSLKVRSVVGCETDFGVCAHCYGRDLARGHIINKGEAIGVIAAQSIGEPGTQLTMRTFHIGGAASRAAAESSIQVKNKGTIKLTNAKSVTNSAGKLVITSRNVELKMIDEFGRTKESYKVPYGSTMAKGDGEQVAAGETVANWDPHTMPVITEVGGFIRFTDMVDGQTITRQTDDLTGLSSLVVLDSAERTAGGKDLRPALKIVDANGNDVLIPGTDMPAQYFLPGKAIVQLEDGVKISAGDTLARVPQESGGTKDITGGLPRVADLFEARRPKEPAILAEISGIISFGKETKGKRRLVITPLDGSEPYEEMIPKWRQLNVFEGERVERGDVVSDGPESPHDILRLRGVHAVTRYITNEVQEVYRLQGVKINDKHIEVIVRQMLRKATIVSAGSADFLEGEQAEFSRIKISNRDLEANGKVGATFMRDLLGITKASLATESFISAASFQETTRVLTEAAVAGKRDELRGLKENVIVGRLIPAGTGYAYHQDRMRRKAAGEVPVAPQVTADEASASLAELLNAGLGGNKDD from the coding sequence GTGAAAGACTTACTTAAGTTTCTGAAAGCGCAAACTAAGACCGAAGAGTTTGATGCGATCAAAATTGCGCTGGCTTCGCCAGACATGATCCGTTCCTGGTCTTTTGGTGAAGTGAAAAAGCCAGAAACCATTAACTACCGTACTTTTAAGCCAGAGCGCGATGGTCTGTTCTGTGCCCGTATCTTCGGGCCGGTTAAAGACTATGAGTGCCTGTGCGGCAAGTACAAGCGCCTCAAACACCGTGGTGTGATTTGTGAGAAGTGCGGCGTTGAAGTGACCCAGACTAAAGTACGCCGTGAGCGTATGGGCCACATCGAACTGGCGTCGCCGACTGCGCACATCTGGTTCCTGAAGTCACTGCCATCGCGTATCGGCTTACTGCTGGATATGCCACTGCGTGACATCGAGCGCGTGCTCTACTTTGAATCTTACGTGGTAATCGAAGGTGGCATGACCAACCTCGAGAAGCGTCAGATCCTGACTGAAGAGCAGTACCTTGACGCTCTGGAAGAGTTCGGTGACGAGTTCGACGCCAAAATGGGCGCCGAAGCGATCCAGGCCCTGTTGAAAAACATGGATCTGGAGCAGGAGTGCGAGCAGCTGCGTGAAGAGCTGAACGAAACTAACTCCGAAACAAAACGTAAAAAACTGACCAAGCGCATCAAGCTGCTGGAAGCGTTCGTCCAGTCTGGCAACAAGCCAGAGTGGATGATCCTGACCGTGCTGCCTGTTCTGCCACCGGATCTGCGTCCGCTGGTACCGCTGGATGGTGGTCGTTTCGCTACGTCGGATCTGAACGATCTGTATCGTCGCGTGATCAACCGTAACAACCGTCTGAAGCGCCTGCTGGATCTGGCTGCGCCAGACATCATCGTGCGCAACGAAAAGCGTATGTTGCAGGAAGCGGTCGATGCACTGCTGGACAACGGTCGTCGCGGTCGTGCGATCACCGGTTCCAACAAGCGTCCGCTGAAATCGCTGGCTGACATGATAAAAGGTAAGCAGGGTCGTTTCCGTCAGAACCTGCTGGGTAAACGTGTCGACTATTCTGGTCGTTCGGTTATCACCGTTGGTCCATACCTGCGTCTGCATCAGTGCGGTCTGCCGAAGAAAATGGCACTCGAACTGTTCAAACCGTTCATTTACGGCAAGCTGGAACTGCGTGGCCTGGCCACCACCATCAAAGCCGCGAAGAAAATGGTTGAGCGCGAAGAAGCGGTTGTCTGGGATATCCTCGACGAAGTGATCCGTGAGCACCCGGTTCTGCTGAACCGTGCGCCTACGCTGCACCGTCTGGGTATTCAGGCCTTTGAACCGGTTCTGATTGAAGGTAAAGCGATCCAGCTGCACCCGCTGGTTTGTGCGGCTTATAACGCCGACTTCGATGGTGACCAGATGGCTGTTCACGTACCGCTGACGCTGGAAGCCCAGCTGGAAGCGCGTGCGCTGATGATGTCGACCAACAACATCCTGTCACCTGCGAACGGCGAGCCAATCATCGTTCCATCTCAGGACGTTGTACTGGGTCTGTATTACATGACCCGTGACTGTGTTAACGCCAAAGGCGAAGGCATGGTGCTGACTGGCCCGAAAGAAGCTGAGCGTATTTATCGCGCCGGCCTCGCCTCTCTGCATGCTCGCGTTAAGGTGCGTATCACCGAACACGAGAAGAATGAGCAGGATGAGTGGGTTGCTAAAACCAGCATCATCGATACCACGATTGGCCGTGCCATCCTGTGGATGATCGTGCCAAAAGGTCTGCCTTTCTCCATCGTTAACCAGGCGCTGGGCAAAAAAGCTATCTCCAAAATGCTGAACACCTGTTACCGCATTCTGGGCCTGAAGCCGACCGTTATCTTTGCTGACCAGACCATGTACACCGGTTTCGCTTACGCTGCCCGTTCAGGCGCGTCAGTCGGCATCGACGACATGGTTATTCCAGAGAAGAAAGTGGAAATCATCACCGAAGCGGAAGCGGAAGTGGCTGAGATCCAGGAGCAGTTCCAGTCTGGTCTGGTAACTGCAGGCGAGCGTTATAACAAAGTCATCGATATCTGGGCCGCAGCCAACGAACGTGTTGCCAAGGCGATGATGGAAAACCTCTCTACCGAAGTCGTCATTAACCGTGACGGCGAAGAAGAGCGCCAGGTTTCCTTTAACAGCATCTTTATGATGGCTGACTCCGGTGCGCGTGGTTCTGCTGCACAGATTCGTCAGCTGGCCGGTATGCGTGGTCTGATGGCGAAGCCAGATGGCTCCATCATCGAAACACCAATCACGGCGAACTTCCGTGAAGGGTTGAACGTACTTCAGTACTTCATCTCAACCCACGGTGCACGTAAAGGTCTTGCGGATACCGCACTGAAAACAGCGAACTCCGGTTATCTGACGCGTCGTCTGGTTGACGTTGCTCAGGATCTGGTGGTTACCGAAGATGACTGTGGTACACACGAAGGCATCATGATGACGCCTGTCATCGAAGGTGGCGACGTTAAAGAGCCACTGCGTGAACGTGTACTGGGTCGTGTGACTGCTGAAGACGTTCTGAAGCCGGGTACTGCTGATATTCTGGTCCCACGCAACACGCTGCTCGATGAGCACTGGTGTGACGTGCTGGAACTGAACTCAGTCGACAGCCTGAAAGTCCGCTCGGTAGTAGGTTGTGAAACCGACTTTGGTGTGTGTGCGCATTGCTACGGTCGCGACCTGGCACGTGGTCACATCATCAACAAAGGTGAAGCGATCGGTGTTATCGCGGCACAGTCCATCGGTGAGCCAGGTACACAGCTGACGATGCGTACGTTCCACATCGGTGGTGCGGCATCACGTGCGGCTGCTGAATCCAGCATTCAGGTGAAGAACAAAGGTACCATCAAGCTGACCAACGCCAAGTCGGTAACGAACTCGGCAGGCAAGCTGGTGATCACCTCACGTAACGTTGAACTGAAAATGATCGACGAATTTGGTCGTACCAAAGAGAGCTATAAAGTTCCTTACGGTTCTACCATGGCGAAAGGTGATGGTGAGCAGGTTGCAGCGGGCGAAACCGTCGCAAACTGGGATCCGCATACCATGCCAGTCATCACCGAAGTGGGCGGTTTCATTCGCTTCACGGATATGGTTGATGGCCAGACGATTACCCGTCAGACAGATGACTTAACCGGTCTGTCTTCGCTGGTGGTTCTGGACAGTGCTGAGCGTACTGCAGGCGGTAAAGATCTGCGTCCTGCGCTGAAAATTGTTGATGCCAACGGCAACGACGTTCTGATCCCGGGCACCGACATGCCGGCTCAGTACTTCCTGCCAGGTAAAGCGATTGTTCAGCTGGAAGATGGCGTTAAGATCAGTGCCGGTGACACGTTAGCGCGTGTTCCGCAGGAATCTGGTGGTACCAAGGATATTACCGGTGGTCTGCCACGCGTTGCTGACCTGTTCGAAGCGCGTCGTCCGAAAGAGCCAGCTATTCTGGCGGAGATCAGCGGCATCATCTCCTTCGGTAAAGAGACCAAAGGTAAGCGTCGTCTGGTCATTACTCCGCTGGATGGCAGTGAGCCATACGAAGAGATGATTCCGAAATGGCGTCAGCTGAACGTGTTCGAAGGTGAACGTGTTGAGCGCGGTGACGTGGTTTCCGATGGCCCAGAGTCTCCACATGACATCCTGCGCTTGCGTGGCGTGCATGCGGTGACCCGTTACATCACTAACGAAGTGCAGGAAGTTTACCGTCTGCAGGGCGTTAAGATTAACGATAAGCACATTGAAGTCATCGTTCGTCAGATGCTGCGTAAAGCAACCATCGTGAGCGCAGGAAGTGCAGACTTCCTGGAAGGTGAGCAGGCTGAATTCTCTCGCATCAAGATCTCTAACCGTGATCTGGAAGCGAACGGAAAAGTCGGCGCAACCTTCATGCGTGACCTGCTGGGTATTACCAAAGCGTCACTGGCTACCGAATCGTTCATCTCTGCAGCCTCGTTCCAGGAGACCACACGTGTCCTGACCGAAGCAGCAGTAGCAGGCAAGCGTGACGAACTGCGCGGCCTGAAAGAGAACGTGATCGTGGGTCGTCTGATCCCGGCCGGTACCGGTTATGCGTACCATCAGGATCGTATGCGCCGCAAAGCGGCAGGTGAAGTTCCGGTTGCACCGCAGGTGACTGCGGATGAAGCCTCAGCCAGCCTGGCTGAACTGTTGAACGCCGGTCTCGGCGGCAACAAAGACGATTAA
- the rplJ gene encoding 50S ribosomal protein L10, protein MALNLQDKQAIVAEVSEVAKGALSAVVADSRGVTVDKMTELRKAGREAGVYMRVVRNTLLRRVVEGTQFECLKDTFVGPTLIAYSMEHPGAAARLFKDFAKANAKFEVKAAAFEGELITAANIDRLATLPTYEEALARLMSTMKEAAAGKLVRTLAAVRDAKEAA, encoded by the coding sequence ATGGCATTAAATCTTCAAGACAAACAAGCGATTGTTGCTGAAGTCAGCGAAGTAGCCAAAGGTGCGCTTTCAGCGGTTGTTGCGGATTCCCGTGGCGTTACCGTTGATAAAATGACCGAACTGCGTAAAGCAGGCCGTGAAGCTGGCGTTTACATGCGTGTTGTTCGTAACACCCTGCTGCGCCGCGTCGTTGAAGGTACTCAGTTTGAGTGCCTGAAAGACACGTTTGTTGGTCCGACCCTGATTGCATATTCTATGGAACACCCGGGCGCTGCTGCTCGTCTGTTCAAAGATTTCGCGAAAGCGAATGCAAAATTTGAGGTCAAAGCTGCAGCCTTTGAAGGTGAGCTGATCACGGCGGCCAATATTGACCGTCTGGCAACGCTGCCGACCTACGAAGAAGCACTGGCACGTCTGATGTCGACCATGAAAGAAGCCGCTGCCGGCAAACTGGTCCGCACTCTGGCTGCTGTACGCGATGCAAAAGAAGCGGCTTAA
- the rplK gene encoding 50S ribosomal protein L11, with amino-acid sequence MAKKVQAYVKLQVAAGMANPSPPVGPALGQQGVNIMEFCKAFNAKTESLEKGLPTPVVITVYSDRSFTFITKTPPAAVLLKKAAGIKSGSGKPNKDKVGKVTRAQVREIAETKAADMTGSDVEAMTRSIEGTARSMGLVVED; translated from the coding sequence ATGGCTAAGAAAGTCCAAGCCTACGTCAAGCTGCAGGTTGCAGCTGGTATGGCGAACCCAAGTCCACCGGTTGGTCCAGCTCTGGGTCAGCAGGGTGTTAACATCATGGAATTCTGTAAAGCGTTCAACGCTAAGACCGAATCTCTGGAAAAAGGTCTGCCGACTCCTGTTGTTATCACCGTATACAGCGACCGTTCTTTCACCTTCATTACCAAAACGCCTCCGGCTGCCGTACTGCTGAAAAAAGCAGCGGGTATCAAGTCTGGCTCTGGTAAGCCGAACAAAGATAAAGTCGGTAAAGTGACTCGTGCTCAGGTACGTGAAATCGCAGAAACCAAAGCTGCGGACATGACTGGTTCTGACGTTGAAGCGATGACTCGCTCAATCGAAGGTACTGCTCGTTCCATGGGCCTGGTAGTAGAGGACTAA
- the rpoB gene encoding DNA-directed RNA polymerase subunit beta, which produces MVYSYTEKKRIRKDFGKRPQVLDIPYLLSIQLDSFQKFIEQDPEGQYGLEAAFRSVFPIASYSGNSELQYVSYRLGEPVFDVKECQIRGVTYSAPLRVKLRLVIYEREAPEGTVKDIKEQEVYMGEIPLMTDNGTFVINGTERVIVSQLHRSPGVFFDSDKGKTHSSGKVLYNARIIPYRGSWLDFEFDPKDNLFVRIDRRRKLPATIILRALQFTTPQILDIFFEKVVFEIRDNKLQMELVPERLRGETATFDIEANGTVYVEKGRRITARHIRQLEKDGIQHIEVPVEYIAGKVVAKDYIDESTGELIVAANMELSLDLLAKLSQSGHKRIETLFTNDLDHGPYMSETLRVDPTSDRLSALVEIYRMMRPGEPPTREAAENLFENLFFSEDRYDLSAVGRMKFNRSLLRDEIEGSGILSKDDIIEVMKKLIDIRNGKGEVDDIDHLGNRRIRSVGEMAENQFRVGLVRVERAVKERLSLGDLDTLMPQDMINAKPISAAVKEFFGSSQLSQFMDQNNPLSEITHKRRISALGPGGLTRERAGFEVRDVHPTHYGRVCPIETPEGPNIGLINSLSVYAQTNEYGFLETPYRRVIDGLVSDEIHYLSAIEEGNYVIAQANAPLDDNGAFVDDLVTCRSKGESSLFSRDQVDYMDVSTQQVVSVGASLIPFLEHDDANRALMGANMQRQAVPTLRADKPLVGTGMERAVAVDSGVTAVAKRGGTVQYVDASRIVIKVNEDEMHAGEAGIDIYNLTKYTRSNQNTCINQMPCVSLGEPVERGDVLADGPSTDLGELALGQNMRVAFMPWNGYNFEDSILVSERVVQEDRFTTIHIQELACVSRDTKLGPEEITADIPNVGEAALSKLDESGIVYIGAEVTGGDILVGKVTPKGETQLTPEEKLLRAIFGEKASDVKDSSLRVPNGVSGTVIDVQVFTRDGVEKDKRALEIEEMQLKQAKKDLSEELQILEAGLFSRIQNVLISGGVEADKLDKLPRERWLELGLTDEAKQNQLEQLAEQYDELKHEFEKKLEGKRRKITQGDDLAPGVLKIVKVYLAVKRQIQPGDKMAGRHGNKGVISKINPIEDMPYDENGTPVDIVLNPLGVPSRMNIGQILETHLGMAAKGIGEKINAMLKKQEEVAKLREFIQRAYDLGTDLRQRVDLNTFSDDEVLRLAENLKKGMPIATPVFDGAKESEIKELLQLGGLPSSGQITLFDGRTGEQFERQVTVGYMYMLKLNHLVDDKMHARSTGSYSLVTQQPLGGKAQFGGQRFGEMEVWALEAYGAAYTLQEMLTVKSDDVNGRTKMYKNIVDGNHQMEPGMPESFNVLLKEIRSLGINIELEDE; this is translated from the coding sequence ATGGTTTACTCCTATACCGAGAAAAAACGTATTCGTAAGGATTTTGGTAAACGTCCGCAAGTACTGGACATACCTTATCTCCTTTCCATCCAGCTCGACTCGTTCCAGAAGTTTATCGAGCAAGATCCAGAAGGTCAGTACGGACTGGAAGCTGCATTCCGCTCTGTATTCCCTATTGCGAGCTACAGCGGCAACTCTGAGTTGCAGTATGTCAGCTACCGCCTGGGTGAACCTGTCTTTGACGTCAAAGAGTGTCAGATACGTGGCGTGACCTATTCGGCACCGCTGCGCGTGAAACTGCGTCTGGTGATCTATGAGCGCGAAGCGCCAGAAGGCACCGTAAAAGACATTAAAGAACAAGAAGTCTACATGGGCGAGATTCCGCTCATGACCGACAACGGTACCTTTGTTATCAATGGTACCGAGCGCGTTATCGTTTCTCAGCTGCACCGTAGTCCCGGCGTGTTCTTTGATAGCGATAAGGGTAAAACCCACTCATCGGGTAAAGTGCTGTACAACGCACGTATCATCCCTTACCGCGGTTCATGGCTCGACTTTGAGTTTGACCCGAAAGATAACCTGTTTGTCCGTATTGACCGTCGTCGTAAGCTGCCGGCCACTATCATCCTGCGCGCGTTACAGTTCACTACACCTCAGATCCTCGATATCTTCTTCGAGAAAGTGGTGTTTGAAATCCGTGACAACAAGCTGCAGATGGAGCTGGTGCCTGAGCGCCTGCGCGGTGAAACCGCTACCTTCGATATCGAAGCGAACGGCACCGTCTACGTCGAAAAAGGTCGCCGCATTACTGCGCGCCATATTCGTCAGCTGGAAAAAGATGGCATTCAGCACATCGAAGTCCCGGTTGAATATATCGCGGGCAAAGTGGTCGCTAAAGATTACATCGATGAGAGCACCGGTGAGCTGATTGTTGCAGCGAACATGGAACTGTCACTGGATCTGCTGGCTAAACTGAGCCAGTCCGGTCACAAGCGCATCGAAACGCTGTTCACCAACGATCTGGATCACGGTCCATATATGTCCGAGACCCTGCGTGTCGACCCAACCAGCGATCGCCTGAGCGCCCTGGTTGAGATCTACCGCATGATGCGTCCTGGTGAGCCGCCAACACGCGAAGCTGCAGAGAACCTGTTTGAGAACCTGTTCTTCTCAGAAGATCGTTACGATCTTTCTGCGGTCGGTCGTATGAAGTTCAACCGCTCATTGCTGCGTGATGAAATCGAAGGTTCAGGCATCCTGAGCAAAGATGACATCATCGAAGTGATGAAGAAGCTGATCGACATCCGTAACGGTAAAGGCGAAGTGGACGATATCGACCACCTCGGTAACCGTCGTATTCGTTCAGTGGGTGAAATGGCTGAGAACCAGTTCCGTGTCGGTCTGGTCCGTGTTGAGCGTGCGGTTAAAGAGCGTCTGTCTCTGGGCGACCTTGATACGCTGATGCCACAGGACATGATCAACGCGAAGCCGATTTCGGCTGCGGTGAAAGAGTTCTTTGGTTCAAGCCAGCTTTCTCAGTTTATGGATCAGAACAACCCGCTGTCAGAGATTACGCACAAACGTCGTATCTCTGCTCTCGGCCCGGGTGGTTTGACGCGTGAGCGTGCCGGCTTCGAAGTGCGTGACGTACACCCAACGCACTACGGTCGTGTCTGCCCAATCGAAACCCCTGAAGGTCCGAACATCGGTCTGATCAACTCCTTGTCTGTCTATGCACAGACCAATGAGTACGGTTTCCTTGAGACACCTTATCGCCGTGTTATCGACGGTCTGGTTTCTGACGAGATTCACTACCTCTCTGCTATCGAAGAGGGTAACTACGTTATCGCTCAGGCGAACGCCCCTCTGGATGACAACGGCGCGTTTGTTGATGACCTGGTCACCTGCCGTAGCAAAGGCGAATCAAGTCTGTTCAGCCGCGATCAGGTTGACTACATGGACGTTTCCACCCAGCAGGTGGTTTCTGTCGGTGCATCCCTGATCCCGTTCCTGGAACACGATGACGCCAACCGTGCCCTGATGGGTGCGAACATGCAACGTCAGGCCGTTCCGACTCTGCGTGCTGATAAGCCGCTGGTTGGTACCGGTATGGAACGTGCTGTTGCCGTTGACTCCGGTGTAACAGCCGTGGCGAAACGTGGCGGTACCGTACAGTACGTTGACGCATCACGTATCGTTATCAAAGTTAACGAAGACGAAATGCATGCTGGCGAAGCCGGTATCGACATTTACAACCTGACCAAATATACCCGTTCTAACCAGAACACCTGCATCAACCAGATGCCATGTGTTTCTCTGGGTGAGCCGGTTGAGCGCGGCGACGTGCTGGCAGATGGCCCGTCCACCGATCTGGGTGAACTGGCACTGGGCCAGAACATGCGCGTGGCGTTCATGCCGTGGAACGGCTACAACTTCGAAGACTCCATCCTGGTCTCCGAGCGCGTGGTTCAGGAAGATCGCTTTACGACTATCCACATTCAGGAACTGGCTTGCGTGTCGCGTGACACCAAACTGGGGCCGGAAGAGATCACTGCTGATATCCCGAACGTGGGTGAAGCTGCACTCTCTAAACTGGATGAGTCAGGTATCGTCTACATCGGTGCTGAAGTGACCGGTGGCGACATTCTGGTTGGTAAGGTAACGCCTAAAGGTGAAACCCAGCTGACGCCAGAAGAAAAACTGCTGCGCGCTATCTTCGGTGAAAAAGCCTCTGACGTGAAAGATTCGTCACTGCGCGTGCCGAATGGCGTGTCAGGTACCGTGATCGACGTTCAGGTCTTTACCCGCGATGGCGTGGAAAAAGACAAACGTGCGCTTGAAATCGAAGAGATGCAGCTGAAGCAGGCCAAAAAAGACCTGTCTGAAGAACTGCAGATCCTGGAAGCGGGCCTGTTCAGCCGTATCCAGAACGTACTGATTTCGGGTGGCGTTGAAGCAGACAAACTGGACAAGCTGCCGCGCGAGCGCTGGCTGGAACTGGGTCTGACTGACGAAGCCAAGCAAAACCAGCTGGAGCAGCTGGCAGAGCAGTACGACGAACTGAAGCACGAGTTTGAGAAAAAACTCGAAGGTAAGCGTCGTAAGATCACCCAGGGCGATGATCTGGCACCAGGCGTGCTGAAAATCGTTAAGGTTTATCTGGCTGTTAAGCGTCAGATTCAGCCGGGTGACAAAATGGCAGGCCGTCACGGTAACAAAGGTGTTATCTCCAAGATCAACCCGATCGAAGATATGCCTTACGATGAAAACGGCACGCCGGTTGACATCGTTCTGAACCCGCTGGGCGTACCATCGCGTATGAACATCGGTCAGATTCTGGAAACGCACCTGGGTATGGCAGCGAAAGGTATCGGCGAGAAAATCAACGCCATGCTGAAGAAGCAGGAAGAAGTCGCGAAACTGCGCGAATTCATCCAGCGCGCCTATGACCTGGGTACCGATCTGCGTCAGCGAGTTGATCTGAACACCTTCTCTGATGACGAAGTACTGCGTCTGGCTGAGAACCTGAAGAAAGGTATGCCAATCGCCACGCCGGTGTTTGATGGCGCGAAAGAGAGCGAGATCAAAGAGCTGCTGCAGCTCGGCGGCCTGCCTTCTTCCGGTCAGATTACCCTGTTTGACGGCCGTACCGGTGAGCAGTTCGAACGTCAGGTAACCGTTGGCTACATGTACATGCTGAAACTTAACCACCTGGTTGATGACAAGATGCATGCACGTTCTACCGGTTCTTACAGCCTGGTTACTCAGCAGCCGCTGGGTGGTAAGGCGCAGTTCGGTGGTCAGCGCTTTGGTGAGATGGAAGTATGGGCACTGGAAGCATACGGTGCCGCGTATACCCTGCAGGAAATGCTTACCGTTAAGTCTGATGACGTCAACGGCCGTACCAAGATGTATAAAAACATCGTTGACGGTAACCATCAGATGGAACCGGGCATGCCGGAATCCTTCAACGTACTGTTGAAAGAGATTCGCTCGCTGGGTATCAACATCGAGCTGGAAGACGAGTAA
- the nusG gene encoding transcription termination/antitermination protein NusG produces MSEAPKKRWYVVQAFSGFEGRVAQSLREHIKLHNMEELFGEVMVPTEEVVEIRGGQRRKSERKFFPGYVLVQMVMNDASWHLVRSVPRVMGFIGGTSDRPAPISDKEVDAIMNRLQQVGDKPRPKTLFEPGEMVRVNDGPFADFNGVVEDVDYEKSRLTVSVSIFGRATPVELDFGQVEKG; encoded by the coding sequence ATGTCTGAAGCTCCAAAGAAACGCTGGTACGTCGTACAGGCGTTTTCCGGTTTTGAAGGCCGCGTAGCCCAATCGCTGCGCGAGCATATCAAATTGCACAACATGGAAGAGCTGTTTGGTGAAGTCATGGTTCCGACTGAAGAAGTCGTTGAAATCCGTGGTGGCCAGCGTCGTAAGAGCGAGCGCAAGTTTTTCCCGGGATACGTACTGGTTCAGATGGTGATGAATGACGCCAGCTGGCATTTAGTACGCAGCGTCCCGCGCGTGATGGGTTTCATCGGCGGTACCTCTGACCGTCCTGCACCTATCAGCGATAAAGAAGTTGATGCGATCATGAATCGTCTGCAGCAGGTCGGCGACAAGCCTCGTCCTAAAACGCTGTTTGAACCCGGTGAAATGGTTCGTGTTAATGACGGTCCGTTCGCTGACTTTAACGGTGTGGTTGAAGATGTGGATTACGAGAAGAGCCGCCTGACGGTATCCGTTTCCATCTTTGGTCGTGCAACACCGGTTGAGCTCGACTTCGGTCAGGTGGAGAAAGGTTAA
- the rplL gene encoding 50S ribosomal protein L7/L12, giving the protein MSITKDQILEAVAAMSVMEVVELVSAMEEKFGVSAAAAVAVAAGPAEAVEEKTEFDVVLKAVGANKVAVIKAVRTATGLGLKEAKDLVEATGVIKEGISKDDAAALEAALKEAGAEVEVK; this is encoded by the coding sequence ATGTCTATCACTAAAGACCAAATTCTGGAAGCTGTTGCAGCGATGTCCGTAATGGAAGTTGTTGAGCTGGTTTCTGCTATGGAAGAAAAATTCGGCGTTTCTGCTGCTGCTGCTGTAGCTGTTGCTGCGGGCCCGGCTGAAGCTGTTGAAGAAAAAACTGAATTCGACGTCGTACTGAAAGCTGTTGGCGCGAACAAAGTAGCAGTCATCAAAGCCGTACGTACTGCGACTGGTCTGGGCCTGAAAGAAGCCAAAGACCTGGTTGAAGCAACTGGCGTAATCAAAGAAGGCATCAGCAAAGATGACGCAGCTGCACTTGAAGCTGCTCTGAAAGAAGCTGGCGCTGAAGTTGAAGTTAAGTAA